The following are encoded in a window of Thermodesulfobacterium geofontis OPF15 genomic DNA:
- a CDS encoding rubredoxin, protein MKKYKCSVCGNVYDPEVGDPKGGIPPGTPFEKLPDSWRCPRCGNPKNVYYPED, encoded by the coding sequence ATGAAAAAATACAAATGTAGTGTATGTGGAAATGTATATGATCCTGAAGTAGGAGATCCTAAAGGTGGAATTCCTCCTGGAACACCTTTTGAAAAACTTCCTGATAGCTGGAGATGCCCAAGATGTGGGAATCCTAAGAATGTATATTACCCTGAAGATTAA
- a CDS encoding desulfoferrodoxin, with protein sequence MAEKLGIYKCNVCGNIVLVMHSGIGQLVCCGEPMQLMVAGSIDAAVEKHVPVIEKVGNTYKVKVGSTPHPMTEEHYIEWIELHADEDKVYIKFLKPGDAPEATFQVEANRVLAKEYCNLHGLWESSKVCEPSK encoded by the coding sequence ATGGCTGAAAAATTGGGGATTTATAAATGTAATGTATGTGGAAATATTGTTTTAGTTATGCATAGTGGCATAGGACAATTAGTTTGTTGTGGAGAGCCTATGCAGCTTATGGTAGCTGGATCTATTGATGCAGCAGTTGAGAAGCATGTCCCTGTAATTGAAAAGGTAGGTAACACATACAAAGTAAAAGTAGGAAGTACACCTCATCCTATGACAGAGGAACATTATATTGAATGGATAGAACTTCATGCAGATGAGGATAAAGTTTATATTAAATTTCTAAAACCTGGAGATGCTCCAGAAGCTACTTTTCAAGTAGAAGCAAATAGAGTTCTTGCAAAGGAATATTGTAATTTACATGGATTATGGGAATCTTCTAAAGTTTGTGAACCATCTAAATAG
- a CDS encoding MerR family transcriptional regulator: MKNNKEEEGLYISFSEVTKLLKVKPHILLYWEKKIPQLKPYRIANRKFYKRNQVNLLLKVKELLDEGYSLEGIRKILKKESLKASIHKVSLEGDLKKLIEVLLKELKDIYQKL, from the coding sequence ATGAAAAACAATAAGGAAGAAGAAGGTCTCTATATAAGTTTTAGCGAAGTTACAAAACTCTTAAAAGTTAAACCACATATTCTTCTTTATTGGGAAAAGAAAATTCCTCAATTAAAACCTTATCGTATTGCCAATAGAAAGTTTTATAAAAGAAATCAAGTTAATCTTCTTTTAAAAGTAAAAGAACTTCTTGATGAGGGTTATTCTCTTGAAGGAATAAGAAAAATCTTAAAAAAAGAATCTTTAAAAGCTTCAATTCATAAAGTTTCTTTGGAAGGGGATCTTAAAAAATTAATAGAAGTACTTTTAAAGGAACTCAAAGATATCTACCAAAAATTATAA
- a CDS encoding HU family DNA-binding protein, producing the protein MATINKKIIINKLHQKVGLSKRVLKTLIDELLEEIKKTLELGEETKIVRFGNFIPYETKKRKGRNLKNKKEVEIKPFKKIVFRVAPQFKIDLRNEKQ; encoded by the coding sequence ATGGCAACTATCAATAAAAAAATAATAATAAATAAATTACACCAAAAAGTAGGCCTTTCAAAAAGAGTTTTAAAAACCCTAATTGATGAACTTTTAGAAGAGATTAAAAAAACTTTAGAATTGGGTGAAGAAACTAAAATTGTAAGATTTGGGAATTTTATCCCTTATGAAACTAAAAAAAGAAAAGGAAGAAACTTAAAAAATAAAAAAGAAGTAGAAATAAAACCTTTTAAAAAAATAGTATTTCGTGTAGCTCCCCAATTTAAAATCGATTTACGTAATGAAAAACAATAA
- the pheT gene encoding phenylalanine--tRNA ligase subunit beta: protein MKVPISWLSEFIELKGSPEEIAEILTMGGVEVENIENPYKNLGELIAVKILEVYEPEDLKDLVVCKVTDGKDFFIILTTAKDQVKPNLIVGLAKPESFTFGFEKVEIKSIKNYKSYGMFLSPYEAGIGEEKEKLLILPENSPLGESIYKILGISEVVLDLAITPNRGDLLSIFGVARELNLLTSWELKFPNLDENLKRGEKFKGKIEILDNDGCFRYAGRFVGKVKIKESPFYIQKRLWLCGLRPINNIVDITNYVLLELGQPLHAFDWDKIEDKTILIRSAYSGEKLFMLDGIERELKEKDLVIADIKKPLAFAGIMGGENSGISENTENIFLESAWFNPKRIRLSSQKHKLITESSYRFERNIDPEGVILGLLRASELILKWADPEIYSEIVDIYPKPFIPPRISLSNQKIIKYLGFQIDSSEIEKILSKVGDVQKTDYGFQVIPPSYRQDLKIPEDLIEEIARIYGYEKIPSTFPKSILYCKSPSQKLEFEKNLKNILRSFGFSEVITYSFIDPKSLEKLNLEKEDKRLKFIELANPLSSSQSVMRTSLVPGLIETACFNFFREVNSLKIFEIGKVFFPTERELAEEPLYLGILLMGNANKEVWYENLRKFDIYDLKGYLESIFEILRINIDFKPHSSEPFLKKGASFDLYLNNEKIGFAGEVKNLILKDFDLKPPLFISEINLEILFEKIESIEKKVIVKKPPKYPSTFRDITCVLKREIKVGDILDFVKTLSIPYLEGVNCIKIYEGPPIPEGEKSITIRFWYRAEDRTLKDEEVNQIQDKIAKIIFEKFSAKPR from the coding sequence ATGAAAGTTCCTATAAGCTGGCTTTCAGAATTCATTGAATTAAAAGGAAGTCCTGAAGAAATTGCAGAAATTCTTACTATGGGAGGAGTGGAAGTAGAAAATATAGAAAATCCTTATAAAAATTTGGGAGAACTAATAGCAGTAAAAATTTTAGAAGTTTATGAACCAGAAGATCTTAAGGATTTAGTTGTTTGTAAAGTAACAGATGGGAAAGATTTTTTCATAATTTTAACTACTGCTAAAGATCAGGTAAAACCTAATTTAATAGTTGGATTAGCTAAACCTGAAAGTTTCACCTTTGGTTTTGAAAAAGTAGAAATAAAATCCATTAAAAATTACAAATCCTATGGAATGTTTTTGTCTCCATATGAAGCTGGTATTGGGGAAGAAAAAGAAAAACTTCTTATTCTTCCTGAAAATTCTCCTCTTGGTGAATCTATATATAAAATTTTAGGGATCTCTGAAGTCGTTCTTGACCTTGCTATAACTCCCAATAGAGGAGATCTTCTTTCAATATTTGGTGTTGCTCGTGAATTAAATTTACTAACTTCCTGGGAATTAAAATTTCCAAATTTAGATGAAAATTTAAAAAGGGGAGAAAAATTTAAAGGTAAAATCGAGATTTTAGATAATGATGGATGTTTTAGATATGCAGGTAGATTTGTAGGGAAAGTAAAAATAAAGGAAAGTCCCTTTTATATCCAAAAAAGGCTTTGGCTTTGTGGCCTTAGACCTATTAATAATATAGTAGATATTACAAATTATGTACTTTTGGAATTGGGACAACCTCTTCATGCCTTTGACTGGGATAAAATAGAAGATAAAACCATTCTTATAAGGAGCGCCTATTCTGGAGAGAAACTTTTTATGTTAGATGGAATTGAAAGAGAACTTAAAGAGAAAGACCTGGTAATTGCCGATATTAAAAAACCCTTAGCTTTTGCAGGAATTATGGGGGGAGAAAATTCTGGAATTTCTGAAAATACAGAAAATATATTTTTAGAGTCTGCTTGGTTTAATCCAAAAAGAATAAGATTATCCTCTCAAAAACATAAATTAATTACTGAAAGTTCTTATAGATTTGAAAGAAACATAGATCCAGAAGGAGTTATTTTGGGATTACTTAGAGCAAGTGAACTTATTTTAAAGTGGGCTGATCCTGAAATTTATTCTGAAATAGTTGATATATATCCCAAACCATTTATTCCTCCAAGAATATCACTTTCTAATCAAAAAATTATCAAATATTTGGGTTTTCAAATTGATTCTTCAGAAATAGAAAAAATTTTAAGTAAAGTAGGTGATGTGCAAAAAACTGATTATGGATTCCAAGTAATTCCCCCTTCCTATCGTCAAGATTTAAAAATACCTGAAGATCTTATAGAGGAAATTGCAAGAATTTATGGTTATGAAAAAATTCCTTCCACCTTTCCTAAAAGTATTCTTTATTGTAAAAGTCCTTCTCAAAAATTAGAATTTGAAAAAAACCTTAAAAATATCTTAAGATCTTTTGGATTTTCTGAGGTTATTACTTATAGCTTTATAGATCCAAAATCTTTAGAAAAACTAAATCTTGAAAAAGAGGATAAGAGATTAAAATTTATAGAACTTGCTAATCCTTTATCTTCTTCTCAATCAGTTATGAGAACTTCTTTAGTTCCTGGGCTTATTGAAACTGCATGTTTTAATTTTTTTAGAGAAGTAAATTCTTTAAAAATATTTGAAATTGGAAAGGTCTTTTTCCCAACTGAAAGAGAATTAGCAGAGGAACCTCTTTATCTTGGAATTTTGCTTATGGGGAACGCAAATAAAGAAGTCTGGTATGAAAATTTAAGAAAATTCGATATTTATGATCTAAAAGGGTATTTAGAATCTATTTTTGAAATTTTAAGAATAAATATAGATTTTAAACCCCATTCTTCAGAACCCTTTCTTAAAAAGGGAGCCTCCTTTGATCTTTATTTAAATAACGAAAAGATTGGATTTGCTGGAGAAGTAAAAAATCTGATACTAAAAGATTTCGATCTAAAACCTCCTTTATTTATCTCTGAAATTAATTTAGAAATTTTATTTGAAAAAATTGAAAGCATAGAAAAGAAAGTAATAGTGAAAAAACCACCTAAATATCCTTCTACTTTTAGAGATATAACTTGTGTTCTTAAAAGAGAAATAAAAGTTGGAGATATTTTAGATTTTGTGAAAACTTTATCAATTCCTTATTTAGAGGGGGTTAATTGTATTAAAATTTATGAGGGTCCTCCTATTCCGGAGGGAGAAAAAAGTATAACCATAAGATTCTGGTATAGAGCTGAAGATAGAACTCTAAAAGATGAGGAAGTTAATCAAATTCAAGACAAAATAGCTAAAATTATATTTGAAAAATTTTCTGCTAAACCAAGATAA
- the pheS gene encoding phenylalanine--tRNA ligase subunit alpha → MNSSEIEKLKKEIWENFEKIEDFSQLENFRIKYLGKKGKITSFLKLLKELPLEEKKYLGKELNELKDLLEEKLKEKEREILFREEDKDLGLDLTLPGRSPFIGTLHPLTQVIDELCEIFSRLGFEIVTGPEIETEYYNFTALNIPEWHPARDMQATFYLKNGALLRTHTSPMQIRAMLERKPPLRIVAPGKVYRCDADIRHSPMFHQIEGLMVDKDVSFSDLKGILTYFAREIFGEKTKVRFRPSYFPFTEPSLEMDIECVICKGKGCKVCGEAGWLEILGAGMVHPEVFKAVNYDTELWQGFAFGLGIERIAMIKYGIDDIRMFFENHLFFLQSFK, encoded by the coding sequence ATGAATTCTTCCGAGATTGAAAAACTTAAAAAGGAAATTTGGGAAAACTTTGAAAAAATAGAAGATTTTTCTCAATTAGAAAACTTTCGAATTAAATATTTAGGCAAAAAAGGTAAAATTACCTCTTTCCTTAAACTTTTAAAGGAACTTCCTTTAGAAGAAAAAAAATATTTAGGAAAAGAACTTAATGAGTTAAAAGATCTATTAGAAGAAAAATTAAAAGAAAAAGAAAGAGAAATTTTATTTAGAGAGGAAGATAAAGACCTTGGTTTAGATCTCACCTTACCTGGAAGATCTCCTTTCATAGGAACTCTTCATCCTCTTACACAAGTAATTGATGAACTTTGTGAAATATTTTCAAGACTTGGTTTTGAAATAGTAACAGGACCTGAGATAGAAACAGAATATTATAATTTTACTGCTTTAAATATTCCAGAGTGGCATCCTGCAAGAGATATGCAAGCAACCTTTTATCTTAAAAATGGAGCCTTACTAAGAACACACACTTCTCCTATGCAAATTAGAGCTATGCTTGAAAGAAAACCTCCTTTAAGAATAGTCGCTCCTGGAAAAGTATATCGCTGTGATGCAGATATTAGACATTCTCCCATGTTTCATCAAATAGAAGGATTAATGGTGGATAAAGATGTTAGTTTTTCTGATCTTAAAGGCATTTTAACTTATTTTGCAAGAGAAATTTTTGGAGAAAAAACCAAGGTAAGATTTAGACCAAGTTATTTCCCCTTTACCGAGCCCAGTTTGGAAATGGATATTGAATGTGTAATCTGTAAGGGAAAAGGATGTAAAGTATGTGGAGAGGCTGGATGGTTAGAAATACTTGGAGCTGGAATGGTTCATCCAGAAGTTTTTAAGGCAGTCAATTATGATACAGAACTTTGGCAAGGTTTTGCTTTTGGATTAGGTATAGAAAGAATTGCTATGATAAAATATGGAATAGATGATATAAGAATGTTTTTTGAAAACCATTTATTTTTTTTACAAAGTTTTAAGTAA
- the rplT gene encoding 50S ribosomal protein L20, with product MPRAKGGFKTRRRHKKLIKLAKGYWGQRKNVFRRAKETVERALVYAYRDRRQKKRDFRRLWQIRINAAARLNGLNYSKFMGGLKKAGIELDRKVLANLAINEPEIFSKLVEIAKAQWQ from the coding sequence ATGCCAAGAGCAAAAGGTGGTTTTAAAACAAGAAGAAGACATAAAAAATTAATAAAATTAGCTAAAGGATATTGGGGACAAAGAAAAAATGTTTTTAGAAGAGCTAAAGAAACAGTTGAAAGAGCTTTAGTATACGCTTATAGAGACAGAAGACAGAAAAAGAGAGATTTTAGAAGACTTTGGCAAATTAGAATTAATGCAGCAGCAAGATTAAATGGATTAAATTATAGTAAATTTATGGGAGGACTAAAAAAGGCAGGTATAGAGCTTGATAGAAAAGTTTTAGCCAATTTAGCTATAAATGAGCCAGAAATATTTTCTAAATTGGTAGAAATTGCTAAAGCTCAATGGCAATAA
- the rpmI gene encoding 50S ribosomal protein L35 yields the protein MKTNRSAAKRFKVTATGKIMHRKSGRSHLLRKKSKKRKRHLKQEKELFSGYYSHIKRCIPYKF from the coding sequence ATGAAAACTAATCGATCTGCAGCAAAAAGGTTTAAGGTTACAGCTACAGGAAAAATAATGCATAGAAAATCTGGAAGAAGTCATTTATTGAGAAAGAAAAGTAAAAAAAGAAAAAGACACCTTAAACAAGAAAAAGAACTCTTTTCTGGATATTACTCTCATATAAAAAGATGTATTCCCTATAAGTTTTAG
- the panB gene encoding 3-methyl-2-oxobutanoate hydroxymethyltransferase, with translation MSLFKLSPYSLIEKKGKEPIVAITAYDYVSAKLAEESGFDFVLIGDSASMVILGEEDTYSIGMEEMLLFCKAVSKGAPNILRIGDMPFLSYQISKEKAILNAGRFVKEGRCHGVKVEGGEEVAEIVSAIVRAGIPVLGHIGLTPQRSMELGGLKVQGKTIESAQKLLRDAEILEEVGVFAIIIECVPAELAKLITQKVNVPTIGIGAGPYTDGQILVFHDVVGLYPKIRPKFVKTYFEGYENFKKALKNFINDCKNRVFPSEKESFKISEEVLKQIKFGVKLRNYKNLGGEGESG, from the coding sequence GTGTCTCTTTTCAAGTTAAGTCCATATAGTTTAATAGAAAAAAAAGGAAAAGAACCTATTGTTGCTATTACTGCATATGATTATGTTTCTGCAAAACTTGCTGAAGAATCTGGATTCGATTTTGTTTTGATAGGAGATTCAGCATCTATGGTAATTCTTGGTGAAGAGGATACCTATTCAATAGGTATGGAAGAAATGCTTCTTTTTTGTAAAGCAGTAAGTAAAGGGGCACCAAACATTCTTCGCATAGGAGATATGCCCTTTTTATCCTATCAAATATCTAAGGAGAAAGCCATTTTAAATGCTGGAAGATTTGTAAAGGAAGGAAGATGTCATGGAGTAAAAGTTGAAGGAGGAGAAGAGGTTGCTGAAATTGTTTCAGCAATTGTTAGAGCTGGAATTCCTGTTTTAGGACATATCGGACTTACTCCTCAAAGAAGCATGGAGCTTGGAGGATTAAAGGTTCAGGGGAAAACCATAGAAAGTGCACAAAAACTATTAAGAGATGCAGAAATATTAGAAGAAGTGGGAGTCTTTGCTATAATTATTGAATGTGTTCCAGCAGAACTTGCTAAATTAATAACTCAAAAGGTAAATGTTCCAACTATAGGAATCGGTGCAGGTCCTTATACAGATGGACAAATACTTGTTTTCCATGATGTAGTTGGACTTTATCCTAAAATACGTCCCAAGTTTGTTAAAACCTATTTTGAAGGATATGAAAACTTTAAAAAGGCTTTAAAAAATTTTATAAATGATTGTAAAAATAGAGTTTTCCCCTCAGAAAAGGAGAGTTTTAAAATTTCTGAAGAGGTGTTGAAACAAATAAAATTTGGTGTAAAGTTAAGGAACTATAAAAATTTAGGAGGAGAAGGAGAAAGTGGGTAA